The following proteins come from a genomic window of Polyangiaceae bacterium:
- a CDS encoding mechanosensitive ion channel family protein, which yields MNRTLRVSGPILLALLTVTSVAAAQDLSDPPDVSKIVSFVRWSGVFISAFVVAGAVIALRFLGGIVTRLSARFAHRRLLFSKIESFTRFFVYFATGIVVVGLSFQINQTVLTLIGGTFAVAVGFAMRDLVAAMIAGVTIMFDRPFQVGDRVQYAGEYGDITAIGLRSVRMQTLDDNTVTIPNNKILTDVSSCGNYGALDMQVQIDFFVGVDQDIELAERLITEGILSSRYVFLDKPVVVIMKEEIKEDYVALHLRGKAYVLDTKYEKAFETDVTKRVLLAFRKNGVHPPAVLHRTVDTGPRQAEQPSARALPS from the coding sequence ATGAATCGCACGCTACGGGTCTCGGGGCCGATTCTGCTCGCGCTGCTCACGGTGACGAGCGTGGCGGCAGCGCAGGATCTCTCCGATCCGCCGGACGTCTCCAAGATCGTCAGCTTCGTTCGTTGGAGCGGGGTGTTCATCTCGGCCTTCGTGGTGGCCGGCGCCGTGATCGCGCTCCGCTTCTTGGGCGGCATCGTCACTCGGCTCTCGGCGCGCTTCGCGCACCGGCGGCTGTTGTTCAGCAAGATCGAGTCGTTCACGCGGTTCTTCGTGTACTTCGCCACGGGCATCGTGGTGGTGGGGCTGTCGTTCCAGATCAACCAGACGGTGCTCACGCTCATCGGCGGCACCTTCGCCGTGGCCGTGGGCTTCGCGATGCGCGATCTGGTTGCTGCGATGATCGCCGGCGTGACCATCATGTTCGATCGCCCGTTCCAAGTTGGAGATCGCGTGCAGTACGCCGGCGAGTATGGCGACATCACCGCCATCGGCCTCCGCTCGGTGCGCATGCAGACGCTGGACGACAACACCGTGACCATCCCCAACAACAAGATCCTCACGGACGTGTCCAGCTGTGGCAACTACGGCGCCCTCGACATGCAGGTGCAGATCGACTTCTTCGTCGGGGTCGATCAGGACATCGAGCTGGCGGAGCGACTCATCACCGAGGGCATCTTGAGCAGCCGCTACGTGTTCTTGGACAAGCCCGTCGTGGTGATCATGAAAGAAGAGATCAAAGAGGATTACGTGGCGCTCCACTTGCGCGGCAAGGCGTACGTCCTCGACACCAAGTACGAAAAGGCCTTCGAGACGGACGTGACCAAGCGCGTGCTGCTTGCATTCCGCAAGAACGGCGTGCACCCGCCCGCGGTGCTGCACCGCACGGTGGATACCGGCCCTCGCCAAGC